From a region of the Thiorhodovibrio winogradskyi genome:
- the pufC gene encoding photosynthetic reaction center cytochrome PufC yields MKLRNHQALALLSLGATAFIVGCEAPPPEVVQNGYRGLAMQQMFNPDRLEKLVEANQTPDAIPAATPGGGLAKDVYKNVQVLGDLTVNEFNRTMVALTTWVSPEEGCTYCHEGVQWESDGVYTKIASRRMLQMTREVNSTWQDHVADTGVTCYTCHRGKPVPEYVWVSDPGPDHPSMVSPTGQNTIGYAVGYTSMPFDPFTPFLLGDEEIRIIGQTVLPQGNRKSIKQAEWTYSLMGHFMDGLGVNCTYCHNSRSFTAWDQSTPQRTTAWYAIRNVRDMNNDYVAPLGEILPESRKGPLGDAFKVNCKTCHQGVYKPLFGAPMAKAYPALYETAAAEEAPVEEGVPAAAEAEAEAAPAAEAEAAPAEVAPAAEAEAAPAEVAPAAEAEAAPAEVAPAAEAEAAPAEAAPAAEAEAAPAEAVPAAEAEAAPAEAAPAAEAEAAPAEAAPAAEAELAPVADASAAASEAPAAEGETEAAAPAETAAPPMQYVPAPMRYQPAPMPAPPAPAER; encoded by the coding sequence ATGAAACTGCGTAATCATCAAGCGCTGGCACTCCTGAGCCTGGGTGCAACCGCGTTCATCGTTGGCTGCGAAGCCCCACCGCCCGAGGTCGTGCAGAACGGCTATCGCGGCCTGGCCATGCAGCAAATGTTCAATCCGGATCGGTTGGAAAAACTCGTCGAAGCGAATCAGACGCCCGATGCGATTCCGGCGGCGACGCCGGGTGGCGGGTTGGCCAAGGACGTTTACAAGAACGTCCAGGTGCTCGGAGACCTGACGGTCAATGAGTTCAATCGCACCATGGTGGCCCTGACCACCTGGGTCTCGCCGGAAGAAGGCTGCACTTACTGCCATGAAGGCGTTCAGTGGGAATCCGATGGTGTTTACACCAAGATCGCTTCTCGCCGCATGCTGCAAATGACCCGTGAAGTGAACTCGACCTGGCAAGACCATGTGGCCGACACCGGTGTGACCTGCTACACCTGCCACCGTGGCAAGCCCGTGCCGGAGTATGTCTGGGTTTCGGATCCAGGTCCGGATCATCCGTCAATGGTGTCGCCAACCGGGCAGAACACCATCGGATACGCGGTCGGTTATACCTCAATGCCCTTCGATCCCTTTACACCTTTCCTGCTGGGCGATGAAGAAATTCGCATCATTGGCCAAACCGTGCTGCCACAGGGAAATCGTAAATCGATCAAACAGGCCGAATGGACTTACAGCCTGATGGGACACTTCATGGATGGTCTTGGGGTGAACTGCACCTATTGCCATAACTCGCGGTCCTTTACCGCTTGGGATCAAAGCACCCCACAGCGGACGACCGCTTGGTATGCAATCCGCAATGTTCGCGACATGAACAATGACTATGTCGCGCCCCTTGGCGAGATTTTGCCAGAGTCCCGTAAGGGGCCTCTTGGTGACGCTTTTAAGGTCAACTGCAAGACCTGTCACCAAGGTGTCTACAAGCCCTTGTTTGGAGCGCCCATGGCGAAGGCCTATCCTGCTCTCTACGAGACTGCGGCGGCCGAAGAAGCTCCGGTTGAGGAAGGCGTGCCTGCTGCTGCCGAGGCTGAAGCAGAGGCAGCTCCCGCAGCTGAAGCTGAAGCAGCACCGGCTGAGGTAGCTCCCGCGGCTGAAGCTGAAGCAGCACCGGCTGAGGTAGCTCCCGCGGCTGAAGCTGAAGCAGCACCGGCTGAGGTAGCTCCCGCGGCTGAAGCTGAAGCAGCACCAGCTGAGGCAGCTCCCGCGGCTGAAGCTGAAGCAGCACCGGCAGAGGCAGTTCCCGCGGCTGAGGCAGAGGCAGCACCGGCTGAGGCAGCTCCCGCGGCTGAGGCAGAGGCAGCACCGGCAGAGGCAGCTCCCGCGGCTGAGGCTGAACTAGCACCGGTTGCGGATGCATCTGCCGCGGCATCAGAGGCCCCGGCTGCTGAAGGCGAAACGGAAGCAGCCGCTCCAGCCGAAACCGCGGCACCGCCTATGCAGTACGTTCCAGCACCGATGCGTTATCAACCCGCACCCATGCCAGCTCCGCCGGCACCCGCGGAACGCTAA
- the pufM gene encoding photosynthetic reaction center subunit M: MPEYQNIFTRVQVREPGYPGVELPRGSLPRLGKPIFNYWIGKIGDAQIGPLYLGGWGIASLIAGFIAIEIMGLNMLASVDWNPILFVKNFFWLALEPPPPAYGLSFPPLAEGGWWLIAGFFLTLSILLWWVRVYKRAVDLGMSTHLAWAFAAAIFFYLTLGFIRPILMGSWGEAPPFGIFPHLDWTAAISIRYGNFYYNPFHALSIAFLYGSAVLFAMHGGTILAVSRYGGDREIDQITDRGTAAERAMLFWRWCMGFNASMESIHRWAWWFAVFTVITAGLGILLTGTVVENWYLWAVKHGVAPGYPSELTIENPYLTQGVAQ; this comes from the coding sequence ATGCCTGAATATCAAAACATTTTCACGAGGGTCCAGGTTCGCGAACCGGGCTACCCTGGTGTCGAGCTCCCAAGGGGCAGTCTGCCTCGCCTTGGCAAGCCGATCTTCAATTACTGGATCGGCAAGATTGGCGATGCGCAGATTGGTCCGCTGTATCTTGGGGGTTGGGGCATCGCTTCCCTGATCGCTGGCTTCATCGCCATCGAGATCATGGGGCTCAACATGCTGGCCTCGGTCGACTGGAACCCGATCTTGTTCGTCAAGAACTTTTTCTGGTTGGCTCTGGAGCCACCACCGCCCGCTTATGGCCTAAGCTTCCCACCGCTTGCTGAAGGCGGCTGGTGGCTCATCGCCGGGTTCTTTTTGACCCTCTCCATCCTGCTGTGGTGGGTCCGGGTCTACAAGCGCGCGGTCGATCTCGGCATGAGCACCCATCTCGCGTGGGCCTTCGCGGCCGCCATCTTTTTCTACCTCACGCTTGGGTTTATCCGCCCGATTCTCATGGGTAGTTGGGGTGAGGCACCGCCTTTCGGCATCTTCCCGCATCTTGACTGGACGGCTGCTATTTCGATCCGCTATGGGAATTTCTACTATAATCCCTTCCATGCGTTGTCGATTGCCTTCCTGTACGGCTCCGCGGTGCTCTTCGCCATGCACGGCGGCACCATCCTGGCTGTTTCGCGCTACGGCGGTGATCGCGAGATCGATCAGATTACCGATCGCGGTACGGCGGCCGAGCGTGCCATGCTGTTCTGGCGCTGGTGCATGGGCTTCAATGCCAGCATGGAATCCATCCATCGCTGGGCCTGGTGGTTCGCGGTCTTCACTGTCATTACCGCTGGTCTGGGTATTCTGCTGACCGGTACCGTGGTAGAAAACTGGTATCTTTGGGCAGTGAAGCACGGTGTGGCGCCTGGTTACCCGTCTGAACTGACCATCGAGAATCCCTATCTGACGCAGGGGGTGGCGCAATGA
- the pufL gene encoding photosynthetic reaction center subunit L, translated as MAMLSFEKKYRVRGGTLVGGDLFDFWVGPFYVGFFGVSAVFFATLGTLLIILGAALGPTWNIWQISIAPPDLDVGLGVAPLKEGGLWQFITICAIGAFVSWALRQVEIARKLGMGLHVPFAFAFAILAYITLVVIRPVLMGAWGHGFPYGIFSHLDWVSNVGYQTLHFHYNPAHMLAISFFFTNCLALAMHGSLILSVTNPRDGEAVKTGEHENTVFRDIVGYSIGALGIHRLGVFLAINAAFWSAVCILLTGPFWTRGWPEWWMWWPNLPIW; from the coding sequence ATGGCCATGCTGAGTTTTGAAAAAAAATACCGCGTACGCGGTGGGACGCTGGTCGGGGGAGACCTGTTCGACTTCTGGGTGGGGCCGTTTTATGTCGGCTTCTTCGGAGTCTCCGCGGTCTTCTTCGCGACCCTCGGTACCCTACTAATCATTTTAGGAGCGGCTCTCGGGCCGACTTGGAATATCTGGCAAATCAGTATCGCTCCGCCCGATCTGGATGTTGGTCTGGGTGTCGCGCCACTGAAAGAGGGAGGTTTGTGGCAGTTCATCACCATCTGCGCGATCGGGGCCTTTGTGTCCTGGGCGCTCAGACAGGTTGAGATTGCTCGCAAACTGGGCATGGGGCTCCATGTGCCTTTCGCCTTCGCCTTCGCGATTCTGGCCTATATCACGCTGGTGGTCATCCGCCCGGTGCTCATGGGTGCTTGGGGGCATGGCTTTCCCTATGGAATTTTCAGTCACCTCGACTGGGTTTCCAACGTGGGTTACCAGACGCTTCACTTCCATTACAACCCGGCGCACATGCTGGCGATCAGCTTCTTCTTCACCAACTGTCTGGCGCTGGCGATGCATGGCTCACTGATTTTGTCCGTGACCAACCCGCGTGACGGCGAGGCGGTGAAGACGGGTGAGCACGAGAACACCGTCTTCCGTGACATCGTGGGGTATTCCATCGGTGCCCTGGGCATCCATCGCCTGGGCGTCTTCCTGGCAATCAACGCGGCTTTCTGGAGTGCGGTCTGTATCCTGCTGACCGGTCCCTTCTGGACGCGCGGATGGCCAGAATGGTGGATGTGGTGGCCCAACCTCCCAATCTGGTAA
- the pufA gene encoding light-harvesting antenna LH1, alpha subunit, translated as MNDSMQNLHKIWQIINPAQTLVALGVFQIVLGLGIHMILLSTDLNWLDDGIPVTYQDQAAASVPQNQ; from the coding sequence ATGAACGACAGCATGCAAAACCTGCACAAAATCTGGCAGATCATCAACCCAGCTCAGACCCTGGTGGCACTGGGCGTTTTCCAGATCGTTCTGGGTCTGGGTATTCACATGATCCTGCTGAGCACCGACCTGAACTGGCTCGACGACGGCATTCCGGTCACCTATCAGGACCAGGCTGCCGCCTCGGTGCCGCAAAATCAATAA
- the pufB gene encoding light-harvesting antenna LH1, beta subunit translates to MAEKSMTGLTDAEAKEFHGIFMSSMTAYFGLVVFAHLLAWMYRPWL, encoded by the coding sequence ATGGCAGAGAAATCAATGACCGGCTTGACTGATGCTGAAGCAAAAGAATTCCACGGTATCTTCATGTCCAGCATGACCGCCTATTTTGGTCTGGTTGTATTCGCGCATCTGTTGGCTTGGATGTATCGCCCCTGGCTGTAA